The proteins below are encoded in one region of Gloeocapsa sp. DLM2.Bin57:
- a CDS encoding DUF3326 domain-containing protein has translation MSSKPYTVVLLVPTGIGAKIGGYAGDALPVARAIAQGCDRLITHPNVLNGAQLYWSDPKILYVEGYALDQFALGNWGLTPVKYNSIGIILDQGIEPELQLRHLQAADALRATLGLTIQDYLITDAPLGVELRSAPSGASWGTISNPGSLLRAAAKLIETAKVEAIAVVARFPDEENSPALQDYRQGSGVDPIAGAEAVISHLIVRNFGIPAAHAPALQPLPLEPELSPKAAAEELGYTFFPCILVGLSRAPRLITSQSRANLETIWADQVDAVIVPGDACGSPALLGFSQLKTQVIAVGENQTRMQVTPESLGIKAIRVQSYLEALGVIVAENAGVAIESLRPELSSLSKSKLL, from the coding sequence GTGTCTAGTAAACCATATACGGTAGTTTTGTTAGTACCTACAGGAATAGGCGCTAAAATAGGAGGCTACGCAGGAGATGCTTTACCCGTAGCTAGGGCGATCGCCCAAGGATGCGATCGCTTGATTACTCATCCTAACGTTCTCAATGGTGCGCAACTCTATTGGTCAGACCCCAAAATACTCTATGTAGAAGGTTATGCTCTAGACCAATTCGCCCTAGGAAATTGGGGATTAACTCCAGTTAAATACAACTCCATTGGCATAATTCTTGACCAGGGGATAGAACCAGAATTACAGCTTAGACACCTGCAAGCAGCTGATGCACTCAGAGCAACATTGGGATTGACTATCCAAGATTATCTGATTACCGATGCTCCCCTAGGGGTAGAGTTGCGCTCCGCTCCTAGTGGAGCAAGTTGGGGAACTATTAGTAATCCAGGTAGTTTGTTACGAGCTGCTGCTAAATTGATTGAAACCGCCAAAGTAGAGGCGATCGCTGTAGTAGCGCGCTTTCCCGATGAAGAAAACAGTCCCGCGCTGCAAGACTATCGCCAGGGTTCGGGAGTAGATCCCATTGCTGGAGCTGAAGCGGTGATTTCCCATCTAATTGTACGTAATTTTGGTATTCCTGCAGCTCATGCACCTGCTTTACAACCCCTACCTTTAGAACCAGAATTATCCCCGAAAGCTGCTGCTGAAGAATTAGGTTATACCTTTTTCCCCTGTATTTTAGTAGGTTTGAGTCGAGCTCCTCGTTTAATTACTAGTCAATCTAGAGCTAATTTAGAGACAATTTGGGCTGACCAAGTAGATGCGGTAATTGTTCCTGGTGATGCTTGTGGAAGTCCTGCTCTTCTTGGTTTTAGTCAGCTAAAAACTCAAGTAATTGCTGTAGGAGAAAACCAGACCAGAATGCAGGTTACACCAGAATCCCTAGGAATTAAAGCAATTAGAGTACAATCTTATTTGGAGGCTTTAGGAGTAATTGTCGCTGAAAACGCAGGAGTTGCTATTGAGTCTCTCCGTCCGGAATTATCATCATTATCCAAAAGTAAATTATTGTGA